The following coding sequences lie in one Halogeometricum rufum genomic window:
- a CDS encoding CopD family protein: MVLDTVMTTLHVLTGALWVGSVVFVAGVVLPAALDGSLDAAPLETFADRLVYGSRAASVVMFLTGGHMAGTGYTFDLLLNSSRGHLVLAMLLLWLVLSALVEIGRSRLVEGLQEKRVRSPARNAMGVFRAAAVVGVLLLVDAGLLASDVALY; the protein is encoded by the coding sequence ATGGTACTCGACACCGTGATGACCACGTTGCACGTTCTCACCGGAGCGCTCTGGGTCGGAAGCGTCGTGTTCGTCGCCGGCGTCGTGTTGCCCGCCGCACTCGACGGGTCACTCGACGCCGCGCCGTTAGAGACGTTCGCCGACAGACTCGTCTACGGGTCCCGCGCCGCGTCCGTCGTGATGTTCCTCACCGGCGGCCACATGGCCGGCACCGGCTACACGTTCGACTTGCTCCTGAACTCCAGTCGCGGCCACCTCGTCCTCGCGATGCTCCTCCTGTGGCTGGTGCTCTCCGCACTCGTCGAAATCGGACGGAGCCGCCTCGTCGAGGGCCTGCAGGAGAAGCGCGTCCGGTCGCCCGCACGGAACGCGATGGGCGTCTTCCGCGCGGCGGCCGTCGTCGGCGTCCTCCTCCTCGTGGACGCCGGCCTCCTCGCCTCCGACGTCGCTCTCTATTGA
- a CDS encoding S1C family serine protease — protein sequence MHADVDFERLYRDVIPSVVSLYVGRETPGVGAGSGFVYDEGHVVTNEHVVNGVERVELRFADGSWAVGRVVGTDAYTDLAVVAVEEMPDSAVPLTVAPENPRPGRPVAALGNPLGLDGSITAGIVSGANRSMPTSGGFAIPDVVQTDAPINPGNSGGPLVGLRVDDDAGDAAHRYEVVGVNRARQGDNIGFAVSPTIVERVVPTLVALGRYPHSYLRTRTLDVTPTVAEANGLDDPRGVLVVEAPEGPRPGDGLRGADGTKTVRGQRVPVGGDVIVGIAGGELRSHEELMRYLITETRPGEPVAVDVIRDGEPATVTIVLDERPAVERPRRGRTRRRRGGGTDVPIR from the coding sequence ATGCACGCAGACGTAGACTTCGAACGGTTGTACCGCGACGTGATTCCCTCCGTCGTCTCCCTGTACGTCGGCCGCGAGACGCCGGGCGTCGGCGCGGGGTCCGGATTCGTCTACGACGAGGGCCACGTCGTGACGAACGAGCACGTGGTGAACGGCGTCGAACGCGTCGAACTCCGCTTCGCGGACGGGTCGTGGGCCGTCGGCCGCGTGGTCGGGACGGACGCCTATACGGACCTCGCCGTCGTCGCCGTCGAGGAGATGCCCGACTCGGCGGTTCCGCTGACCGTCGCCCCCGAGAACCCCCGTCCCGGCCGTCCCGTCGCCGCCCTCGGCAATCCCCTCGGCCTCGACGGGTCCATCACCGCCGGCATCGTCTCGGGCGCGAACCGGTCGATGCCCACCTCCGGCGGGTTCGCCATCCCGGACGTGGTGCAGACGGACGCGCCGATAAACCCCGGCAACTCCGGCGGTCCGCTCGTCGGCCTCCGCGTCGACGACGACGCCGGCGACGCGGCGCACCGCTACGAGGTGGTCGGGGTCAACCGCGCCCGGCAGGGCGACAACATCGGCTTCGCCGTCTCGCCGACCATCGTCGAACGAGTCGTGCCGACGCTGGTCGCACTCGGCCGCTACCCCCACTCGTACCTCCGGACGCGGACGCTGGACGTGACGCCCACCGTCGCCGAGGCGAACGGACTGGACGACCCGCGCGGCGTCCTCGTCGTCGAGGCGCCCGAGGGACCGCGTCCGGGCGACGGCCTCCGCGGCGCAGACGGGACGAAGACGGTCCGGGGCCAACGCGTCCCCGTCGGCGGCGACGTCATCGTCGGCATCGCGGGCGGCGAACTCCGGTCGCACGAGGAACTGATGCGGTACCTCATCACCGAGACGCGCCCCGGCGAACCCGTCGCCGTGGACGTGATTCGCGACGGGGAACCCGCGACGGTGACCATCGTCCTCGACGAACGCCCCGCGGTCGAACGGCCGCGTCGCGGCCGCACCCGTCGTCGCCGCGGCGGCGGGACGGACGTGCCGATTCGGTAA
- a CDS encoding ABC transporter permease, with protein MSSLGRVRAEFVASWHSFLRRRTAVFFTFFFPVIIVLIFGALVQTQPTGGGLFAEPPAYYVPGYLAVVVLFTPLSRVGSTIARHREGNRFEKLATTPLSRPEWLLAQTLVNVVVIGLAALLLFALTVLVTGVSLPTNAAAALVVPLFVALGVTLFCGLGAILGRVADSQDGVIAASNAVALPLLFLSETFVTPDLLPAWFRPAIDFSPLTYFARGVRAVTTGTGDPWTNLAVLAVLAAAFFAVGAASIPRTD; from the coding sequence TGGCACTCGTTCCTCCGCCGCCGGACGGCGGTGTTCTTCACGTTCTTCTTCCCGGTCATCATCGTCCTCATCTTCGGGGCACTCGTGCAGACGCAACCGACCGGTGGCGGTCTGTTCGCCGAACCGCCGGCGTACTACGTGCCGGGCTACCTCGCCGTCGTCGTCCTCTTCACGCCCCTCTCCCGCGTCGGGTCGACCATCGCTCGCCACCGCGAGGGCAACCGGTTCGAGAAACTGGCGACGACGCCGCTCTCGCGTCCCGAGTGGCTGCTCGCGCAGACGCTCGTGAACGTCGTCGTCATCGGACTCGCCGCCCTGCTCCTGTTCGCCCTCACGGTCCTCGTGACGGGGGTGTCGCTCCCGACGAACGCGGCGGCGGCGCTCGTCGTCCCGCTGTTCGTCGCCCTCGGCGTCACGCTGTTCTGCGGCCTCGGGGCGATTCTCGGCCGCGTCGCGGACTCGCAGGACGGCGTCATCGCGGCGTCGAACGCCGTCGCCCTGCCCCTCCTGTTCCTCTCGGAGACGTTCGTCACGCCGGACCTCCTGCCGGCGTGGTTCCGCCCCGCGATAGACTTCTCGCCGCTGACGTACTTCGCGCGCGGCGTCCGCGCGGTGACGACGGGGACGGGCGACCCGTGGACGAATCTCGCCGTGCTGGCGGTGCTCGCGGCCGCGTTCTTCGCCGTCGGCGCCGCGTCCATCCCGCGGACGGACTGA
- a CDS encoding bifunctional 4-hydroxy-2-oxoglutarate aldolase/2-dehydro-3-deoxy-phosphogluconate aldolase gives MVTLDANEDMQRLVDSGVVAVMRGADADTIIEVAQALNEGGVTAYEITADNPDAMELISEVSASFTDEEAIVGAGTVLDSETARASIMNGAEFVVGPNFDEGVVETCNRYGTLVAPGILTPTEAVDAYEAGADMVKVFPASVMGPKHLASIKGPLPQIPLMPTGGIDIDNVADYVEAGAVVVGAGSAIMDGDAIAAGDFESITETAREFTRVIEDARE, from the coding sequence ATGGTCACGCTCGACGCGAACGAGGACATGCAGCGACTGGTAGACAGCGGCGTCGTGGCGGTGATGCGCGGCGCGGACGCCGACACCATCATCGAGGTGGCGCAGGCGCTGAACGAGGGCGGCGTCACGGCGTACGAGATTACCGCGGACAACCCCGACGCGATGGAACTCATCAGCGAGGTGTCCGCGTCGTTCACCGACGAGGAGGCAATCGTCGGCGCGGGTACCGTCCTCGACAGCGAGACGGCCCGCGCGTCCATCATGAACGGCGCGGAGTTCGTCGTCGGGCCGAACTTCGACGAGGGCGTCGTGGAGACGTGCAACCGCTACGGAACGCTCGTCGCGCCGGGCATCCTCACGCCCACCGAAGCCGTGGACGCCTACGAGGCGGGCGCGGACATGGTGAAGGTGTTCCCGGCGTCGGTGATGGGGCCGAAGCACCTCGCCAGCATCAAGGGCCCCCTGCCGCAGATTCCGCTGATGCCCACCGGCGGCATCGACATCGACAACGTCGCGGACTACGTCGAGGCCGGTGCCGTCGTCGTCGGCGCGGGGAGCGCCATCATGGACGGCGACGCCATCGCGGCGGGCGACTTCGAGTCCATCACCGAGACGGCCCGCGAGTTCACGCGGGTCATCGAGGACGCCCGCGAGTAG
- a CDS encoding metallophosphoesterase family protein, translating into MTGRFDDATGRTPAGRDAGPLLARLRRPASHTRTRIAVVSDPHLTPTATGTWKAYHRTETRLRAAVDAINDLNVDATLGLGDLTRDGRPEEFDCADELLAGLDAPFCSVPGNHDVPKKWDDYETPSSTAFGERYARGEFPFHVSVGGVDVLGLDSASGDGELYDSHEGLVPEAHRAWLDEKLAAAETPIVAMHHNVFHPREHTGQFADGDFYQLRDADRMVETLSRGGASLVLSGHIHWPATARRDGVREVIAPATCSFPQAALLMDVGPLGTEIRMVPLAGPNGMAEAHLLARNGNAHGQSIAAHADRGVLADFPLVDECEWATDARADVGADVPGAVRWR; encoded by the coding sequence ATGACCGGCCGGTTCGACGACGCGACCGGCCGGACGCCGGCCGGCCGGGACGCAGGTCCGCTCCTCGCGCGCCTTCGACGGCCCGCCTCCCACACCCGGACGCGAATCGCCGTCGTCTCCGACCCCCATCTCACGCCGACGGCGACGGGGACGTGGAAAGCGTACCACCGGACCGAGACGCGCCTCCGGGCGGCCGTCGACGCCATCAACGACCTGAACGTGGACGCGACGCTCGGTCTGGGCGACCTGACGAGGGACGGCCGGCCCGAGGAGTTCGACTGCGCGGACGAACTCCTCGCCGGCCTGGACGCGCCGTTCTGCTCCGTGCCCGGCAACCACGACGTTCCGAAGAAGTGGGACGACTACGAGACGCCGTCCTCGACGGCGTTCGGCGAGCGCTACGCCCGCGGCGAATTCCCGTTCCACGTGAGCGTCGGCGGCGTGGACGTTCTCGGTCTGGACAGCGCCAGCGGCGACGGCGAACTGTACGACTCCCACGAGGGACTCGTCCCCGAGGCGCACCGCGCCTGGTTGGACGAGAAACTGGCCGCGGCGGAGACGCCAATCGTCGCGATGCACCACAACGTGTTCCACCCGCGCGAACACACCGGCCAGTTCGCCGACGGCGACTTCTACCAACTCAGAGACGCCGACCGGATGGTCGAGACGCTCTCCCGGGGCGGCGCGTCGCTCGTCCTCTCGGGACACATCCACTGGCCCGCGACCGCACGCCGGGACGGCGTCCGCGAGGTCATCGCCCCCGCGACGTGCTCGTTCCCGCAGGCCGCGCTGCTGATGGACGTCGGCCCCCTCGGCACGGAGATACGGATGGTCCCGCTCGCCGGTCCGAACGGGATGGCCGAGGCGCACTTGTTGGCGCGAAACGGCAACGCGCACGGACAGAGCATCGCCGCGCACGCCGACCGGGGCGTCCTCGCGGACTTCCCCCTCGTGGACGAGTGCGAGTGGGCGACGGACGCGCGCGCCGACGTCGGCGCCGACGTGCCGGGGGCGGTTCGATGGCGGTAG
- a CDS encoding YqjF family protein produces MRSGDALLGGDLLQMRWRDALFAHWDVPPETVADRLPAGLDVATYDGRAWLGVVAFVMEDIRPRGAPFGLSFPELNLRTYVERPGADDHAVFFFNLDADDRVGVPVARWLFALPYYRAEMRVRTDGDAVEFVSHRTHRGASPAHFDATYEPVGETFVPDPGTLEHFLTENYRFYTAGRRLYYGDIAHPPWPLQEATADLRSNTLFAANGFDRPAGDPVLHYSPGTDVTAGRIHRVGD; encoded by the coding sequence ATGCGCTCTGGAGACGCCCTCCTCGGCGGCGACTTGTTGCAGATGCGGTGGCGCGACGCCCTGTTCGCCCACTGGGACGTCCCTCCGGAGACGGTGGCCGACCGCCTCCCCGCCGGACTGGACGTCGCGACGTACGACGGCCGGGCGTGGTTGGGCGTCGTCGCCTTCGTGATGGAGGACATCCGCCCGCGCGGCGCGCCGTTCGGGCTCTCCTTCCCGGAGTTGAACCTCCGGACGTACGTGGAACGACCGGGCGCGGACGACCACGCGGTGTTCTTCTTCAACCTCGACGCCGACGACAGAGTCGGCGTCCCCGTCGCGCGGTGGCTGTTCGCCCTGCCGTACTACCGGGCGGAGATGCGCGTCCGGACCGACGGCGACGCCGTCGAGTTCGTCAGTCACCGCACGCACCGCGGCGCGTCGCCGGCGCACTTCGACGCGACGTACGAACCCGTCGGCGAGACGTTCGTCCCGGACCCCGGCACGCTCGAACACTTCCTGACGGAGAACTACCGCTTCTACACGGCCGGCCGCCGCCTCTACTACGGCGACATCGCGCACCCGCCGTGGCCGTTGCAGGAGGCGACGGCCGACCTCCGGTCGAACACGCTGTTCGCGGCCAACGGGTTCGACCGACCGGCCGGCGACCCGGTCCTGCACTACTCCCCCGGGACGGACGTGACCGCCGGCCGCATCCACCGGGTCGGAGACTGA
- a CDS encoding DUF7260 family protein: MAVVETHLADAAQLIRRERRRSVDELQAFRAFRSAVTDVHPTAAGGRTGGPLATKTLGQSGASPSLTAIRREYERTVMAVPHYEEEYGDEYEESVAAEFGDDIAAALTGAGTGALTPNLRQALVAGATAAMDERNEFCSLLDGESESIAAVRTAVESAEETLRSLDDTPLSDRSFAELARLRESVVAVRDRLDEVAADRQATLQTHRKRLTGYVPDVTAYLYAPLPVEYPALDALARLRDVVETALRRVDSHLIASL; this comes from the coding sequence ATGGCGGTAGTCGAGACGCACCTCGCGGACGCGGCGCAACTGATACGGCGGGAGCGTCGACGCTCCGTGGACGAACTCCAAGCGTTCCGCGCGTTCCGCTCGGCCGTCACGGACGTTCACCCCACCGCCGCCGGCGGTCGGACCGGCGGTCCGCTGGCGACGAAGACGCTCGGGCAGTCCGGCGCGTCACCGTCGCTCACCGCGATTCGACGCGAGTACGAGCGGACCGTGATGGCGGTTCCCCACTACGAGGAGGAGTACGGCGACGAGTACGAGGAGAGCGTGGCCGCCGAGTTCGGCGACGACATCGCCGCGGCGCTGACCGGAGCGGGAACGGGGGCGCTCACGCCGAACCTCCGACAGGCGCTCGTCGCCGGGGCGACGGCGGCGATGGACGAGCGAAACGAGTTCTGCTCGCTGCTCGACGGGGAGTCCGAGTCGATTGCGGCGGTGCGAACGGCCGTCGAGTCGGCCGAGGAGACGCTCCGGTCGCTGGACGACACGCCCCTGTCGGACCGGTCGTTCGCGGAACTCGCCCGCCTCCGCGAGTCGGTAGTCGCGGTCCGTGACCGACTGGACGAGGTGGCCGCCGACCGGCAGGCGACGCTGCAGACCCACCGCAAACGACTCACGGGGTACGTCCCCGACGTGACCGCCTACCTGTACGCGCCGCTCCCCGTCGAGTACCCCGCGCTGGACGCCCTCGCCCGCCTCCGCGACGTGGTCGAGACGGCACTCCGACGTGTCGACTCCCACCTGATCGCGTCGCTGTGA
- a CDS encoding PH domain-containing protein — MVAQHLSPLSVPYRVLQRGGSIIAALAFALATGGFSLPVVGIAGPLVLLGLASLVAIVFVAYEFAHYRRFTYELTADTFDIESGVFARRNREIPLRRIQNVDISRNVVQRAMGIAAVSFETAGGGQTEARLRFVSFEEAKRLQRELGRLKRGEAAGEEAAEPASELLFELEGRELGILGALSFDFRVPGILFVLFSGSLTVVTSFFPASMGPLVVVLGVFVLVFLAVLVSWVAGAAVAVVNYYDFRLVRSADELQYERGLLQRYDGSIPFDKVQTLTIEDNPLKRWTGYATLLVETAGYAPGQGDSSSRGSEAAVPIARRERVERLVNDIEPVGTPEFRRPPKRTRRRYFGRYSIVVGAATAALYAANAVLGLGTPWYAPLALLPVAAVGAHYKWKHRGLWLGENHVVTRNGFLRRETKVVPYYRIQTVIDTRTIFQRRLRLATVTVDTAGSLSLGGQDAAAVDIDAADADELRAELESRLHVAVAEYRRGRVGIGMADEVSVTESADEDGERSLDDRTTPEGDDGRESGGERDSGESPVTGDAGVAGSNTDDDADGGDAETTATAEEEDDADPFVWGETSDDGDGEERQ; from the coding sequence ATGGTCGCCCAGCACCTCTCCCCGCTCTCGGTTCCCTACCGCGTCCTCCAGCGAGGGGGGAGCATCATCGCCGCCCTCGCGTTCGCCCTCGCCACCGGCGGGTTCAGCCTCCCCGTCGTCGGCATCGCCGGTCCGCTGGTCCTCCTCGGACTGGCGAGCCTCGTCGCCATCGTCTTCGTCGCCTACGAGTTCGCCCACTACCGCCGGTTCACCTACGAACTCACGGCGGACACGTTCGACATCGAGTCGGGCGTCTTCGCCCGCCGGAACCGCGAGATTCCCCTCCGACGCATCCAGAACGTGGACATCTCGCGCAACGTCGTCCAGCGAGCCATGGGTATCGCCGCCGTCTCCTTCGAGACGGCCGGTGGGGGGCAGACGGAGGCGCGACTCCGGTTCGTCTCGTTCGAGGAGGCCAAGCGACTCCAGCGAGAACTCGGCCGGCTGAAACGCGGCGAGGCGGCCGGCGAGGAGGCGGCCGAACCGGCCTCCGAACTGCTGTTCGAACTGGAGGGGCGCGAACTCGGCATCCTCGGCGCGCTCTCGTTCGACTTCCGCGTGCCCGGCATCCTGTTCGTCCTCTTCTCGGGCTCGCTCACCGTCGTCACCTCGTTCTTCCCCGCGAGCATGGGTCCGCTCGTCGTCGTCCTCGGCGTGTTCGTCCTAGTCTTCCTCGCCGTCCTCGTCTCGTGGGTGGCCGGTGCGGCCGTCGCCGTCGTGAACTACTACGACTTCCGACTGGTCCGGTCGGCCGACGAACTCCAGTACGAACGCGGCCTGCTCCAGCGGTACGACGGCTCGATTCCGTTCGACAAGGTGCAGACGCTGACGATAGAGGACAACCCGCTGAAGCGGTGGACGGGCTACGCCACGCTCCTCGTCGAGACGGCGGGGTACGCGCCGGGGCAGGGCGACTCCTCCTCGCGCGGGTCCGAGGCGGCCGTCCCCATCGCCCGCCGCGAACGCGTCGAACGCCTCGTGAACGACATCGAACCCGTCGGCACGCCCGAGTTCCGCCGGCCGCCGAAGCGCACCCGTCGGCGCTATTTCGGCCGGTACAGCATCGTCGTCGGCGCGGCGACGGCCGCCCTGTACGCCGCGAACGCGGTTCTCGGCCTCGGCACCCCGTGGTACGCACCGCTGGCGCTCCTCCCCGTCGCGGCCGTCGGAGCACACTACAAGTGGAAGCACCGCGGCCTATGGCTGGGCGAGAACCACGTCGTCACCCGCAACGGGTTCCTCCGGCGCGAGACGAAGGTGGTGCCGTACTACCGCATCCAGACGGTCATCGACACCCGGACGATATTCCAGCGTCGCCTCCGTCTGGCCACCGTCACCGTCGACACCGCGGGGTCGCTCTCGCTGGGTGGACAGGACGCCGCCGCCGTCGACATCGACGCCGCGGACGCCGACGAACTCCGCGCGGAACTGGAGTCGCGACTCCACGTCGCCGTGGCGGAGTACCGACGGGGGCGCGTCGGCATCGGGATGGCCGACGAGGTGTCCGTGACGGAGTCGGCGGACGAAGACGGCGAGAGGTCGCTAGACGACCGCACGACGCCGGAAGGCGACGACGGCAGGGAGTCGGGAGGCGAGCGAGACTCCGGCGAGTCACCCGTGACCGGCGACGCCGGCGTCGCCGGGAGTAACACCGACGACGACGCCGACGGGGGCGACGCCGAAACGACAGCCACCGCCGAAGAAGAGGACGACGCGGACCCGTTCGTCTGGGGCGAGACGAGCGACGACGGCGACGGCGAGGAGAGACAGTGA
- a CDS encoding PH domain-containing protein, with protein sequence MNRLDPRVQLLWVGSAALSALVVGAVLFAVVTFVSPPFLPSWSPYAAAAAVFVFGATVAVARYRSWRYEVRDDSLYLERGVFTRVRTVVPFVRIQHVDSSRGPVERLVGLASTVVYTAGSRGADVSVPGLTADGADDLRERLKRLAIRSEGEDAV encoded by the coding sequence ATGAACCGGCTCGACCCGCGCGTCCAACTGCTCTGGGTCGGGAGTGCGGCCCTGAGTGCACTCGTCGTCGGCGCGGTGCTGTTCGCCGTCGTCACGTTCGTCTCCCCGCCGTTCCTCCCGTCGTGGAGCCCGTACGCCGCCGCCGCCGCCGTGTTCGTCTTCGGCGCCACCGTCGCCGTCGCCCGCTACCGCTCGTGGCGCTACGAGGTGCGCGACGACTCTCTGTACCTCGAACGCGGCGTCTTCACGCGCGTTCGGACCGTCGTGCCGTTCGTCCGCATCCAGCACGTCGACTCCTCGCGCGGTCCGGTAGAGCGTCTGGTCGGACTGGCGAGCACCGTCGTCTACACCGCCGGGTCGCGCGGCGCGGACGTGTCTGTGCCGGGACTCACCGCCGACGGCGCGGACGACCTCCGCGAACGACTGAAGCGCCTCGCCATCCGGTCGGAGGGCGAAGACGCCGTCTGA
- a CDS encoding inositol monophosphatase family protein, whose translation MSDSSTPSDADDPTLDALADVATRAVRAGGDYLEDAFRDGHVAGEYGNDDVKTDADRAAEARVLDVVRGAFPDHAVHGEESGRNGDHRYEWVVDPLDGTNNFASGLPAFATAAAVLRDGDPVVAAIHEPLPDSTYVARRGAGATVNGAPLSADSDVPLEHGTVSFVLGLPAVRDPDLTATAERIESAVDDRVKRVVSTWAPTVDWGLLARGGLEGIVCFHPDVYEQHAGELLAAESGVVSHGNGSDGLYVGATDEETATALHDVAAAVLD comes from the coding sequence ATGAGCGACTCCTCCACCCCCTCCGACGCGGACGACCCGACCCTCGACGCGTTGGCGGACGTCGCCACGCGCGCCGTCCGCGCCGGCGGCGACTACCTCGAAGACGCCTTCCGCGACGGCCACGTCGCGGGCGAGTACGGCAACGACGACGTGAAGACCGACGCGGACCGCGCGGCCGAGGCCCGCGTCCTCGACGTGGTCCGCGGGGCGTTCCCGGACCACGCCGTCCACGGCGAGGAGTCCGGGCGGAACGGCGACCACCGGTACGAGTGGGTCGTCGACCCCCTCGACGGCACGAACAACTTCGCCTCCGGACTCCCGGCGTTCGCCACCGCCGCGGCCGTCCTCCGCGACGGCGACCCCGTCGTCGCGGCTATCCACGAACCCCTTCCGGACTCCACCTACGTCGCCCGCCGCGGCGCGGGCGCGACGGTGAACGGCGCCCCCCTCTCGGCCGACAGCGACGTACCCCTCGAACACGGCACCGTCTCGTTCGTCCTCGGCCTCCCCGCCGTCCGCGACCCGGACCTCACGGCGACGGCCGAGCGAATCGAGTCGGCGGTCGACGACCGGGTCAAGCGCGTCGTCTCGACGTGGGCGCCGACGGTGGACTGGGGACTGCTCGCCCGCGGCGGACTGGAGGGCATCGTCTGCTTCCACCCGGACGTGTACGAACAGCACGCGGGCGAACTCCTCGCCGCCGAGAGCGGCGTCGTCTCGCACGGGAACGGGTCGGACGGACTCTACGTCGGCGCGACGGACGAGGAGACGGCGACGGCCCTCCACGACGTCGCCGCGGCCGTCCTCGACTGA
- a CDS encoding VOC family protein — protein MTTGGIVFFRTTNREATTAFYTDTVGAEVWLEQSGCTILRHGNMLFGLCDGEETEAEGIVTFVYDTDDEVDRMHERVGDAAREDPHENDQYDIYQFFATDPDGRTVEFQTFRHDVSDPL, from the coding sequence ATGACCACCGGCGGCATCGTGTTCTTCCGGACGACGAACCGCGAGGCGACGACGGCGTTCTACACCGACACCGTGGGCGCGGAGGTGTGGCTCGAACAGTCGGGGTGTACCATCCTCCGGCACGGCAACATGCTGTTCGGCCTCTGCGACGGCGAGGAGACGGAGGCGGAGGGCATCGTCACGTTCGTCTACGACACGGACGACGAGGTGGACCGGATGCACGAACGCGTCGGCGACGCGGCGCGCGAGGACCCCCACGAGAACGACCAGTACGACATCTACCAGTTCTTCGCCACGGACCCGGACGGCCGGACGGTGGAGTTCCAGACGTTCCGTCACGACGTGTCGGACCCGCTCTGA
- a CDS encoding carbonic anhydrase translates to MDVLERLLQGNDEHVARIAADHFDGVRDGQAPDAVSVSCSDSRVPAEGVWSAHADGDLFTSVNVGNQAWTDVGGERVVNDAVGYAVSVLGVELIAVLGHTGCGAVTAAYESVTGRADGQKSMPPAVEAAVERLAPVVESARDDGVFDGDTPASVAVNRLVERAVGAQVRFLVDDDAVPDDVTVAGFVYDFQRVYGDEDGAAYLVSLDGETDAEALRERVGDDHAGHVPSGV, encoded by the coding sequence GTGGACGTACTCGAACGGTTACTGCAGGGCAACGACGAACACGTGGCGCGCATCGCCGCGGACCACTTCGACGGGGTCAGAGACGGACAGGCGCCCGATGCCGTCTCCGTGTCGTGTTCGGACTCGCGCGTCCCCGCCGAAGGCGTCTGGAGCGCGCACGCGGACGGCGACCTGTTCACCAGCGTCAACGTCGGCAACCAGGCGTGGACCGACGTCGGCGGCGAACGCGTGGTCAACGACGCCGTCGGCTACGCGGTGTCCGTGCTGGGCGTGGAACTGATCGCCGTCCTCGGCCACACCGGGTGCGGAGCCGTCACCGCCGCCTACGAGTCGGTGACGGGCAGGGCCGACGGCCAGAAATCGATGCCGCCGGCCGTCGAGGCGGCCGTCGAGCGACTCGCGCCAGTCGTCGAGTCGGCGCGCGACGACGGCGTGTTCGACGGCGACACGCCCGCGAGCGTCGCGGTGAATCGGCTGGTCGAACGGGCGGTCGGAGCGCAGGTTCGGTTTCTCGTCGACGACGACGCCGTTCCGGACGACGTGACCGTCGCCGGCTTCGTCTACGACTTCCAGCGAGTCTACGGCGACGAGGACGGCGCGGCGTACCTCGTCTCGCTGGACGGCGAAACGGACGCCGAAGCGCTCCGAGAACGCGTCGGGGACGACCACGCCGGGCACGTCCCGTCGGGGGTCTGA